A genomic segment from Variovorax paradoxus B4 encodes:
- a CDS encoding L-iditol 2-dehydrogenase, whose amino-acid sequence MSERLKNRHVLLTGAGGGIGLAVAEACIAEGARCSVVDRAAAAPEAVRALQQRHPDKLAYIAADVTDTQAIAHMLAEAQVAFGPIHTLFNNAAVFDLAPLLDSDEASFDRLFAVNVKGMFFVMQAVLRHMVEAGTQGASVINMASQAGRRGEALVSHYCATKAAVISYTQSAALAMAPHGIRVNGIAPGVVDTPMWDHVDSLFAKAEGLAPGEKKRRVGLEVPLGRMGVPADIAGAAVFLASDEARYITAQTLNVDGGNVMS is encoded by the coding sequence ATGAGCGAACGTTTGAAGAACCGTCACGTGCTGCTGACCGGCGCCGGTGGCGGCATCGGCCTGGCCGTGGCCGAGGCCTGCATTGCGGAGGGCGCGCGCTGCAGCGTGGTCGACCGCGCGGCGGCGGCGCCCGAGGCCGTGCGGGCGCTGCAGCAGCGCCACCCCGACAAGCTCGCCTACATCGCGGCCGACGTGACCGACACACAGGCCATCGCCCACATGCTGGCCGAGGCGCAGGTCGCCTTCGGGCCGATCCACACGCTGTTCAACAACGCTGCCGTGTTCGATCTGGCGCCGCTGCTCGACAGCGACGAGGCTTCGTTCGACCGCCTGTTCGCGGTCAACGTGAAGGGCATGTTCTTCGTGATGCAGGCCGTGCTGCGGCACATGGTGGAGGCGGGCACGCAGGGCGCATCGGTCATCAACATGGCCTCGCAGGCGGGGCGGCGCGGCGAAGCGCTGGTGTCGCACTACTGCGCGACCAAGGCGGCCGTCATCAGCTATACGCAGAGTGCCGCGCTGGCCATGGCACCGCATGGCATCCGCGTCAACGGCATTGCACCCGGTGTGGTCGACACCCCGATGTGGGACCATGTCGACAGCCTGTTCGCCAAGGCCGAAGGGCTGGCGCCGGGCGAGAAGAAGCGCCGCGTGGGCCTGGAGGTGCCGCTCGGCCGCATGGGCGTGCCGGCCGACATCGCGGGCGCGGCGGTATTCCTGGCCAGCGACGAGGCGCGCTACATCACGGCGCAGACCTTGAATGTCGATGGCGGCAATGTCATGAGTTGA
- a CDS encoding transaldolase family protein produces MNEDFHLYLDSADLAELQLCLPHPVVHGVTTNPTLLKRAGIGRGEVPGLLKRCIELGARQVQAQVYSSEVDGMLEDAEALLSHFDRGQLVVKIPATRQGLDAGARLIAQGVPVTWTAVYAPEQAHFAAQLGAAYAAPYLGRLDDAGADGLALIAQMQALVARRPSSGTRLLVASVRSREAYLSLLALGVGAITIPPRLFAELLDHPATLAAERGFLAEARALS; encoded by the coding sequence ATGAACGAAGACTTCCATCTGTACCTAGACAGCGCCGACCTGGCTGAACTGCAGCTCTGCCTGCCGCACCCGGTGGTGCATGGCGTGACGACCAACCCGACCTTGCTCAAGCGTGCGGGCATCGGCCGCGGCGAAGTGCCCGGTTTGCTGAAACGCTGCATCGAACTGGGCGCGCGGCAGGTGCAGGCGCAGGTGTATTCGAGCGAGGTCGACGGCATGCTCGAAGACGCGGAGGCCTTGCTCTCGCACTTCGACCGGGGCCAGCTGGTCGTGAAGATTCCCGCCACGCGCCAGGGCCTCGACGCCGGCGCGCGGCTCATCGCGCAAGGCGTGCCCGTCACGTGGACGGCCGTGTATGCGCCCGAGCAGGCGCACTTCGCGGCGCAACTGGGCGCGGCCTATGCGGCGCCCTACCTCGGGCGGCTCGACGATGCCGGCGCCGATGGGCTCGCGCTGATTGCGCAGATGCAGGCGCTGGTGGCGCGGCGCCCTTCGTCGGGCACGCGGCTGCTGGTGGCCAGCGTCCGATCGCGCGAGGCGTATCTTTCGTTGCTGGCGCTGGGCGTGGGCGCGATCACGATCCCGCCGCGCCTCTTTGCCGAGCTGCTCGACCATCCCGCCACGCTGGCCGCCGAACGCGGCTTCCTGGCCGAGGCACGCGCCTTGTCCTGA
- a CDS encoding carbohydrate kinase family protein, with protein MRIALTGEALIDFTASEAGTLAFLGHEGGSPLNTAVACARLGQPTGFLTQLSTDLFGERLMRFLERNGVGTRLILRSDAPSTLAFVERTPQTNRYAFYTRGSADATWAPEPLPQLPAECRFLHFGSISLLQEPAATRIAELVTANAGRRVIVFDPNVRPSLIPDMAAYRERVTDWLAMADLVKLSDEDAELLAPGQPVDALAAECLQAGAHAVIVTRGGAGATLWRTGHAPLVVAAPRVKVVDTIGAGDTFTAGLSVSLLAHGVEHPAQLGELGDDAWREVMRFAATAAALNCTREGADPPTLEAVHAALAQEDNEAVASRL; from the coding sequence ATGCGCATTGCACTCACGGGCGAAGCCCTCATCGATTTCACCGCCAGCGAGGCCGGCACGCTCGCGTTCCTGGGCCACGAGGGTGGCTCGCCGCTCAACACGGCCGTAGCCTGCGCGCGCCTGGGCCAGCCCACCGGTTTTCTCACGCAGCTGTCGACCGACCTGTTCGGCGAACGGCTCATGCGTTTTCTCGAACGCAACGGCGTGGGCACCCGCCTCATCCTGCGCAGCGATGCGCCGTCGACCCTGGCCTTCGTCGAGCGCACGCCGCAGACCAACCGCTATGCCTTCTACACGCGCGGCAGCGCCGACGCCACCTGGGCGCCCGAGCCGCTGCCGCAGTTGCCGGCGGAGTGCCGCTTTCTTCATTTCGGCTCGATCTCGCTGCTGCAGGAGCCGGCGGCCACGCGCATTGCCGAGCTGGTCACGGCCAATGCCGGACGCCGCGTGATCGTGTTCGATCCGAACGTGCGGCCCAGTCTGATTCCCGACATGGCCGCCTACCGCGAGCGCGTGACGGACTGGCTGGCCATGGCCGACCTGGTCAAGCTCAGCGACGAGGATGCCGAACTGCTGGCCCCCGGCCAGCCGGTCGATGCGCTGGCCGCGGAGTGCCTCCAGGCCGGCGCGCATGCCGTGATCGTCACGCGCGGCGGCGCGGGCGCCACGCTCTGGCGCACGGGGCACGCGCCGCTCGTCGTGGCGGCGCCGCGCGTCAAGGTGGTCGACACCATCGGCGCGGGCGACACCTTCACGGCCGGGCTCTCGGTTTCGCTGCTCGCGCACGGCGTCGAGCACCCGGCCCAGCTCGGCGAGCTGGGCGACGACGCCTGGCGCGAGGTGATGCGCTTCGCCGCCACCGCCGCCGCCCTCAACTGCACCCGCGAAGGTGCAGATCCGCCCACGCTCGAAGCGGTTCACGCCGCGCTGGCGCAGGAAGACAATGAGGCCGTCGCTTCCCGGCTTTGA
- a CDS encoding AraC family transcriptional regulator — translation MTTSTRKRSIPRQRQPELERDIARSPSLGYEAPETGLVRCLAHGFPSPLVRWHFHEDYELHLITETSGKAFIGDWIGPFQPGHLVLCGPRLPHNWISLDVPEGGAAGRDRVIQFRHEPIERAAAEIPELRDVMQLFERARHGIEFFGMSQQAQTHWDNIKAARGVRRLGLFLEFMADLAQCTDYRLLSSVQMQGAHGIEGDAQVDQINDIVNRITSNMAEPISMSDVAAELGMSESRFSRFFRRSTGNSFTDFVNRVRINSACHLLMQTDHYVTDICYQVGFNNVANFNRRFLEIKGMTPSEFRRQADTRFG, via the coding sequence ATGACAACGTCCACACGCAAACGCTCGATTCCCCGTCAGCGCCAACCCGAGCTGGAGCGCGACATTGCGCGCTCCCCGTCGCTGGGCTACGAGGCCCCCGAAACCGGCCTGGTGCGCTGCCTGGCGCACGGCTTCCCGAGCCCGCTGGTGCGATGGCACTTCCATGAAGACTACGAGCTGCACCTGATCACCGAGACCTCGGGCAAGGCTTTCATCGGCGACTGGATCGGGCCGTTCCAGCCCGGGCACCTCGTGCTCTGCGGGCCGCGGCTGCCGCACAACTGGATTTCGCTCGACGTGCCCGAAGGCGGCGCCGCGGGGCGCGACCGGGTGATCCAGTTCCGCCACGAGCCCATCGAGCGCGCCGCGGCCGAGATTCCGGAGCTGCGCGACGTGATGCAGCTGTTCGAACGGGCGCGGCACGGCATCGAGTTCTTCGGCATGTCGCAGCAGGCACAGACGCACTGGGACAACATCAAGGCCGCGCGCGGCGTGCGCCGGCTCGGGCTGTTCCTCGAGTTCATGGCCGACCTCGCGCAATGCACCGACTACCGGCTGCTCTCGAGCGTGCAGATGCAGGGTGCGCACGGCATCGAAGGCGATGCGCAGGTCGACCAGATCAACGACATCGTCAACCGCATCACCAGCAACATGGCGGAGCCGATCTCCATGTCGGACGTGGCAGCCGAGCTCGGCATGAGCGAAAGCCGCTTCAGCCGCTTCTTCCGGCGCTCCACCGGCAACAGCTTCACCGACTTCGTCAACCGCGTGCGCATCAACAGCGCCTGCCACCTGCTGATGCAGACCGACCACTACGTGACCGACATCTGCTACCAGGTCGGCTTCAACAACGTGGCCAATTTCAACCGGCGCTTTCTCGAGATCAAGGGAATGACGCCGAGCGAATTCAGGCGCCAGGCCGACACCCGTTTCGGCTGA
- the xylB gene encoding xylulokinase — MYLGLDLGTSELKALLLADDHRIVGVARAPLTVDRPQPLWSEQAPGQWWQALEQVMAQLRGAHAGALSAVRAIGLSGQMHGATLLDAAGEVLRPAILWNDGRSGAQCEALTRAVPRLGEIAGNLAMPGFTAPKLLWVREHEPEIFDRVARVLLPKDWLRFMLSGEAVSEMSDAAGTLWLDVGARDWSDELLAAAGLTRGHMPRLVEGSEVSAQLKPELAARWGVGSGAAVPIAGGAGDNAASAVGMGLVEPGQGFVSLGTSGVVFVSTDRFLPNPAQAMHAFCHALPKRWHQMSVMLSAASAVSWAAKTFRFADEAALLEAAASVAPAQRARCPLFLPYLSGERSPHNNPNAQGVLFGLTHAHGPAEIAYAVVEGVSFGLRDGFDTLRLPADMPLREVALVGGGARSVWWGQLLADIFQVPLTLYAGSETGGALGAARLAWLADGGTVAEACTLPPVRQQLVPSTEGAGAHKSRHARFQVLYMALREQFRST, encoded by the coding sequence TTGTATCTGGGACTCGACCTCGGCACGTCCGAGCTCAAGGCGCTGCTGCTCGCCGACGATCACCGGATCGTCGGCGTGGCACGCGCGCCGCTCACGGTCGACAGGCCGCAGCCGCTCTGGTCGGAGCAGGCGCCGGGCCAGTGGTGGCAGGCGCTCGAACAGGTCATGGCGCAGCTGCGGGGCGCGCATGCCGGGGCGCTGTCTGCCGTGCGGGCCATCGGCCTGTCGGGGCAGATGCACGGCGCCACGCTGCTCGATGCCGCGGGCGAGGTGCTGCGCCCCGCCATCCTCTGGAACGACGGGCGCAGCGGAGCGCAATGCGAGGCGCTCACGCGCGCCGTGCCGCGCCTGGGCGAGATCGCGGGCAACCTCGCGATGCCCGGTTTCACTGCGCCCAAGCTGCTGTGGGTGCGCGAGCACGAGCCTGAAATCTTCGACCGCGTGGCGCGCGTGCTGCTGCCCAAAGACTGGCTGCGCTTCATGCTCAGCGGCGAGGCCGTCAGCGAGATGTCCGATGCGGCCGGTACGCTGTGGCTCGACGTCGGCGCGCGCGACTGGTCGGACGAACTGCTCGCGGCCGCCGGGCTCACACGCGGCCACATGCCGCGGCTGGTCGAGGGCAGCGAAGTGTCGGCGCAGCTCAAGCCCGAGCTTGCCGCGCGCTGGGGCGTGGGCAGCGGCGCTGCCGTGCCCATCGCCGGTGGCGCGGGCGACAACGCCGCCAGCGCCGTCGGCATGGGGCTGGTGGAACCGGGGCAGGGCTTCGTGTCGCTCGGCACCTCGGGCGTGGTCTTCGTCTCGACCGACCGCTTCCTGCCGAACCCCGCGCAGGCGATGCATGCCTTCTGCCATGCGCTGCCGAAGCGCTGGCACCAGATGTCGGTGATGCTCTCGGCCGCGAGCGCCGTGAGCTGGGCCGCCAAGACCTTCAGGTTCGCGGACGAGGCCGCGCTGCTCGAAGCGGCGGCGTCGGTCGCCCCCGCGCAGCGCGCGCGCTGCCCGCTGTTCCTGCCGTATCTCTCGGGCGAGCGTTCTCCGCACAACAACCCGAACGCGCAGGGCGTGCTGTTCGGGCTGACGCATGCGCACGGGCCGGCGGAGATCGCTTATGCCGTGGTCGAGGGCGTGAGCTTCGGGCTGCGCGATGGCTTCGACACCCTGCGCCTGCCGGCCGACATGCCGCTGCGCGAAGTGGCGCTGGTGGGTGGTGGCGCGCGCAGCGTCTGGTGGGGCCAGTTGCTGGCCGACATCTTCCAGGTGCCGCTCACGCTCTATGCGGGCAGCGAGACGGGCGGGGCGCTGGGCGCGGCGCGGCTCGCGTGGCTGGCCGACGGCGGCACCGTGGCCGAAGCTTGCACGCTGCCACCGGTCAGGCAGCAACTGGTGCCGTCCACCGAAGGGGCCGGCGCGCACAAGTCGCGGCATGCGCGCTTCCAGGTGCTCTACATGGCGCTGCGCGAGCAGTTTCGATCAACGTAG
- the groL gene encoding chaperonin GroEL (60 kDa chaperone family; promotes refolding of misfolded polypeptides especially under stressful conditions; forms two stacked rings of heptamers to form a barrel-shaped 14mer; ends can be capped by GroES; misfolded proteins enter the barrel where they are refolded when GroES binds): MAAKDVVFGGEARARMVEGVNILANAVKVTLGPKGRNVVLERSFGAPTVTKDGVSVAKEIELKDKLQNMGAQLVKEVASKTSDNAGDGTTTATVLAQAIVREGFKLVAAGMNPMDLKRGIDKAVTALVAELKKASKPTTTSKEIAQVGSISANSDETIGKLIADAMDKVGKEGVITVEDGKSLDSELDVVEGMQFDRGYLSPYFINNPEKQSALLDNPFVLLFDKKISNIRDLLPTLEQVAKAGRPLLIIAEEVEGEALATLVVNTIRGILKVVAVKAPGFGDRRKAMLEDIAILTGGKVIAEEVGLTLEKVTLADLGQAKRIEVGKENTIIIDGSGAAADIEARVKQVRVQIEEATSDYDREKLQERVAKLAGGVAVIKVGAATEVEMKEKKARVEDALHATRAAVEEGVVAGGGVALLRAKQAVGDSIKGDNADQDAGIKLVLKAIEAPLREIVNNAGGEASVVVNAVLAGKGNYGFNAANDTYGDMLELGILDPTKVTRTALQNAASVSSLLLTTEAMVADAPKDEAGAGGGMPDMGGMGGMGGMGM; encoded by the coding sequence ATGGCAGCAAAAGACGTAGTCTTCGGCGGTGAAGCCCGCGCACGCATGGTCGAGGGTGTGAACATCCTCGCCAACGCAGTCAAAGTGACCCTGGGCCCCAAGGGCCGCAACGTGGTGCTCGAACGCTCGTTCGGCGCCCCCACCGTCACCAAGGACGGTGTGTCGGTCGCCAAGGAAATCGAACTCAAGGACAAGCTCCAGAACATGGGCGCCCAGCTCGTGAAGGAAGTGGCTTCCAAGACTTCGGACAACGCCGGTGACGGCACCACCACCGCGACCGTGCTGGCCCAGGCCATCGTTCGCGAAGGTTTCAAGCTGGTGGCTGCCGGCATGAACCCGATGGACCTGAAGCGCGGCATCGACAAGGCTGTCACGGCCCTGGTCGCCGAGCTGAAGAAGGCTTCCAAGCCCACCACCACGTCGAAGGAAATCGCGCAAGTCGGCTCGATCTCGGCCAACAGCGACGAAACCATCGGCAAGCTCATCGCTGACGCGATGGACAAGGTCGGCAAGGAAGGCGTGATCACCGTGGAAGACGGCAAGTCGCTGGACAGCGAACTCGACGTCGTCGAAGGCATGCAGTTCGACCGCGGCTACCTGTCGCCCTACTTCATCAACAACCCCGAGAAGCAATCGGCGCTGTTGGACAACCCCTTCGTGCTGTTGTTCGACAAGAAGATCAGCAACATCCGCGACCTGCTCCCCACGCTGGAACAAGTCGCCAAGGCTGGCCGTCCGCTCCTGATCATTGCCGAAGAAGTCGAAGGCGAAGCCCTGGCTACCTTGGTCGTGAACACGATCCGCGGCATCCTGAAGGTCGTGGCTGTCAAGGCACCTGGCTTCGGCGACCGCCGCAAGGCCATGCTGGAAGACATCGCCATCCTGACGGGCGGCAAGGTCATCGCTGAAGAAGTGGGCCTGACGCTCGAAAAGGTGACGCTGGCCGACCTGGGCCAAGCCAAGCGCATCGAAGTGGGCAAGGAAAACACCATCATCATCGACGGTTCGGGCGCTGCGGCCGACATCGAAGCCCGCGTGAAGCAAGTGCGCGTGCAGATCGAAGAAGCCACCAGCGACTACGACCGTGAAAAGCTGCAAGAGCGCGTGGCCAAGCTGGCCGGCGGCGTGGCAGTGATCAAGGTTGGCGCTGCCACCGAAGTCGAAATGAAGGAAAAGAAGGCACGTGTGGAAGATGCATTGCATGCCACCCGCGCTGCAGTGGAAGAAGGCGTCGTGGCTGGCGGCGGCGTGGCTCTGCTGCGTGCCAAGCAAGCCGTGGGCGACTCGATCAAGGGCGACAACGCCGACCAGGACGCCGGCATCAAGCTGGTGCTCAAGGCCATCGAAGCACCCCTGCGCGAAATCGTGAACAACGCCGGCGGCGAAGCCTCGGTGGTGGTGAACGCTGTGTTGGCCGGCAAGGGCAACTACGGCTTCAACGCTGCGAACGACACGTACGGCGACATGCTCGAGCTGGGCATCCTGGACCCCACGAAGGTCACCCGCACCGCACTGCAGAACGCCGCCTCGGTGTCCTCGCTGCTGCTGACGACCGAAGCCATGGTCGCAGACGCACCGAAGGACGAGGCCGGTGCCGGCGGCGGCATGCCCGACATGGGCGGCATGGGCGGCATGGGCGGCATGGGCATGTAA
- a CDS encoding co-chaperone GroES has protein sequence MKLRPLADRVIVKRIDSETKTASGIVIPDAAAEKPDQGEVLAVGPGKRTDKGDLTALTVKVGDRVLFGKYSGQTVKVDGDELLVMKEDDLFAVVEK, from the coding sequence ATGAAACTTCGTCCTTTGGCCGATCGCGTGATCGTCAAGCGTATCGACAGCGAAACCAAGACCGCCTCCGGCATCGTCATCCCCGACGCAGCCGCCGAAAAGCCCGATCAGGGTGAAGTCCTGGCCGTGGGCCCGGGCAAGCGCACCGACAAGGGCGACCTGACCGCACTGACCGTCAAGGTCGGCGACCGCGTCCTGTTCGGCAAGTACAGCGGCCAGACTGTCAAGGTCGACGGCGACGAACTGCTGGTCATGAAGGAAGACGACCTGTTCGCAGTCGTCGAGAAGTAA
- a CDS encoding phospholipase D family protein: MLDKLIASSFPALRGLALWLVAAGIAVVLAGCAGLPPRTPEPPTLSIAGSPSTTLGRAAASLNAGHDGLSSVRPLVEASYALDARFELMRRAQASLDVQTYQLGNDKTGRLLLRELRDAARRGVRVRLLLDDFYTTGMDRLLLALAAEPNAEVRLFNPFVNARDHSATRWLEFFGDFRRLNHRMHNKLFVADGAMAIAGGRNLADEYFLRSEGANFIDFELIMAGPVVPEAARIFDTYWNSDVVYPLQRVASASGTPEALKSEFEAATSPAHAPPPAALQGTDLMGDPPLGAQLADIGGVKWMRADAHAAADSPNKALGTLASPAESLAARFHEMTATARSDVVVISPYFIPGDEGMARIREGRERGVRISVITNSLADSDEPLVNINYNRYRVDMLKLGVNLYEVSTQQLKRKRQFRDLLKKARGRLHAKLALVDREWVLLGSMNLDPRSARLNTEFGVRVRSFELAQALLYAYQLDDIEGVYRVVLMPDGENVQWIGTGDVDNEVLDSEPDSSMLTRLQLLLFSWFVPTDQL, encoded by the coding sequence ATGCTCGACAAGCTCATCGCCTCTTCGTTTCCCGCGCTGCGCGGCCTGGCGCTGTGGCTGGTGGCCGCTGGCATCGCCGTTGTGCTCGCAGGCTGCGCCGGCCTTCCTCCGCGCACGCCCGAGCCGCCGACGCTGTCGATTGCCGGCTCCCCTTCCACCACACTCGGCCGCGCAGCGGCCAGCCTGAACGCCGGGCACGACGGGCTGTCGAGCGTCCGGCCGCTGGTGGAGGCGTCCTATGCGCTCGATGCGCGGTTCGAACTGATGCGGCGGGCGCAGGCTTCCCTGGACGTGCAGACCTATCAGCTCGGCAACGACAAGACCGGTCGCCTGCTGCTGCGCGAACTGCGCGATGCCGCGCGGCGCGGCGTGCGGGTGCGCCTGCTGCTCGACGACTTCTACACGACCGGCATGGACCGCCTGCTGCTCGCCCTGGCCGCGGAACCCAACGCCGAGGTCCGGCTGTTCAACCCCTTCGTGAACGCCCGCGACCACTCGGCCACGCGCTGGCTGGAATTCTTCGGCGATTTCCGCCGCCTCAACCATCGCATGCACAACAAGCTCTTCGTGGCCGATGGCGCCATGGCCATCGCCGGCGGCCGCAACCTGGCCGACGAGTATTTCCTGCGCAGCGAGGGCGCCAACTTCATCGACTTCGAACTGATCATGGCCGGCCCCGTGGTTCCGGAAGCCGCCCGCATCTTCGACACCTACTGGAACAGCGACGTCGTCTACCCGCTCCAGCGGGTTGCAAGCGCCAGCGGTACGCCCGAGGCGCTGAAGTCCGAGTTCGAAGCCGCCACCTCGCCGGCCCACGCCCCGCCGCCCGCCGCCCTGCAGGGCACCGACCTGATGGGCGATCCGCCGCTCGGCGCCCAGCTGGCCGACATCGGCGGCGTGAAATGGATGCGCGCCGACGCCCATGCCGCGGCCGACAGCCCCAACAAGGCGCTGGGCACCCTCGCGTCACCGGCCGAATCGCTGGCGGCGCGTTTTCATGAGATGACCGCCACGGCGCGCTCGGACGTGGTGGTGATCTCGCCCTATTTCATTCCCGGCGACGAAGGCATGGCCCGCATCCGGGAGGGCCGGGAGCGCGGCGTGCGCATCAGCGTCATCACCAATTCGCTGGCGGACAGCGACGAGCCGCTGGTTAACATCAACTACAACCGCTATCGCGTCGACATGCTGAAGCTGGGCGTGAACCTGTACGAGGTCAGCACCCAGCAGCTCAAGCGCAAGCGCCAGTTCCGCGACCTGCTCAAGAAGGCACGCGGCCGCCTGCATGCCAAGCTGGCGCTGGTCGACCGCGAATGGGTGCTGCTCGGCTCCATGAACCTCGACCCGCGCTCGGCGCGGCTGAACACCGAGTTCGGCGTTCGCGTGCGCAGTTTCGAGCTGGCGCAGGCATTGCTGTACGCCTACCAGCTGGACGACATCGAGGGCGTCTACCGCGTCGTGCTGATGCCCGACGGCGAGAACGTGCAATGGATAGGCACCGGAGACGTGGACAACGAGGTGCTCGACAGCGAACCCGATTCGAGCATGCTCACGCGGCTGCAGCTGCTGCTGTTCTCCTGGTTCGTGCCGACGGACCAGTTGTAA
- a CDS encoding TonB-dependent siderophore receptor, translated as MKRFMAGRKVASVLAGCMAIYVHHQVLAQTAAPGALPEVKVDASAEAETATSPVIGYRARNAATATKTDTPLAETPQSVTVVTRDQMVDQGAGNLQDALNYAAGVRSDAYGLDSRADSFLVRGSEPSGYLDGLQMYSSGWYTATARPDPYTLERLEVLRGPAGMLFGAGTAGGVVNMVSKRPQQQTYREVGVQIGSWGRKQLQADLTGPLTADGDWSYRLVALQRKADTQVDYVPDDRSLIMPSLTWRPNTGTSLTLQGLWQKDKTGSTSQFFPWQGTILPNVNGPLPVNRFIGEPGDGYDTERKTFGWLFEHKFNDQWTFRQNFRMSRTFNDSHYHYGDFFSLPGGWGLDPVGQRLLGRVNDKSLTWTRMTGVDNHVEGHFNTGALRHTLLIGAEYSRQRQDKREGSAYSSIDAYAPVYGIGYVPVTEFTDRPRTTQRNAGVYVQDQMKWNNWIFVAGLRHDRSTSGTAGSASETTSADSGRLGVMYTLPSGWSPYVSFTQSFTPQAGTDANGMLFKPLRGEQVEAGVKYQPEGSATSFTASVYSLKEKNRIVSDSTNPDYGRQVDSTKNKGLELEFKTTVARDLDLIANYTYIDVDHKLTDMPRNQVSVWGKYRFSIAGVPGFSAGAGLRYMGGFRDVEGSSVGPRLPAVALLDLMLAYESDKWRYALNINNAADKTYFSTCLARGDCWYGSRRNIVASATYRF; from the coding sequence ATGAAGAGGTTCATGGCGGGGCGCAAAGTCGCATCGGTGCTGGCAGGCTGCATGGCGATTTACGTGCATCACCAGGTTCTGGCCCAGACCGCGGCGCCCGGCGCCTTGCCGGAAGTGAAGGTCGATGCAAGCGCCGAGGCTGAAACCGCGACGTCGCCGGTGATCGGCTACCGCGCCAGGAACGCCGCAACCGCCACCAAGACCGACACGCCGCTGGCCGAAACGCCCCAATCGGTGACCGTGGTCACGCGCGACCAGATGGTGGACCAGGGCGCGGGCAATCTTCAGGATGCGCTCAACTATGCGGCCGGCGTGCGCTCCGATGCCTATGGCCTGGACTCCCGCGCAGACAGCTTTTTGGTGCGCGGCAGCGAGCCATCCGGCTACCTCGACGGGCTGCAGATGTATTCCTCCGGCTGGTACACCGCGACGGCGCGCCCCGACCCCTACACGCTGGAGCGCCTCGAGGTGCTGCGCGGGCCGGCGGGCATGCTGTTCGGCGCCGGCACCGCAGGTGGTGTGGTCAACATGGTCAGCAAGCGTCCGCAGCAGCAGACGTATCGCGAGGTGGGGGTGCAGATCGGCTCCTGGGGCCGCAAGCAACTGCAGGCCGACCTGACCGGCCCGTTGACGGCGGACGGTGACTGGTCGTACCGTTTGGTGGCGCTGCAGCGCAAGGCCGACACACAGGTGGACTATGTGCCGGACGACCGCTCGCTCATCATGCCCTCGCTCACCTGGCGACCCAATACCGGGACCTCGCTGACGCTGCAGGGCTTGTGGCAAAAGGACAAGACCGGCAGCACTTCGCAGTTCTTCCCTTGGCAGGGCACCATCCTGCCGAATGTCAACGGCCCGCTGCCGGTTAATCGGTTCATCGGAGAGCCGGGCGACGGCTACGACACCGAGCGCAAGACCTTCGGCTGGCTGTTCGAGCACAAATTCAACGACCAGTGGACTTTCCGACAGAACTTCCGCATGTCGCGGACGTTCAACGACTCGCACTACCACTACGGAGATTTCTTTTCGCTGCCCGGTGGCTGGGGGCTGGACCCCGTCGGCCAACGCCTGCTCGGCCGCGTCAATGACAAGTCGCTGACCTGGACCCGAATGACAGGGGTCGACAACCACGTCGAGGGCCACTTCAACACCGGCGCGCTACGCCATACGCTGTTGATCGGTGCCGAGTATTCGCGCCAGCGCCAGGACAAGCGCGAGGGCTCTGCCTACAGTTCCATCGACGCCTATGCCCCTGTCTACGGTATTGGATACGTGCCGGTAACCGAGTTCACCGACCGCCCCCGCACCACCCAGCGCAATGCCGGCGTCTACGTGCAGGATCAGATGAAGTGGAACAACTGGATCTTCGTTGCCGGCCTGCGCCATGACCGCAGCACCTCGGGGACCGCGGGCAGCGCATCGGAGACGACCAGCGCCGACTCGGGCCGACTGGGCGTGATGTACACACTGCCTTCCGGGTGGTCGCCCTATGTAAGCTTCACGCAATCCTTCACGCCCCAGGCCGGCACCGATGCCAATGGCATGCTGTTCAAGCCATTGCGCGGCGAGCAGGTGGAGGCCGGTGTCAAGTACCAGCCGGAGGGCTCGGCGACGAGCTTTACCGCCTCGGTCTACTCGCTCAAGGAAAAGAACCGCATCGTCTCCGACAGCACCAATCCGGACTACGGCCGCCAAGTCGATTCGACGAAGAACAAGGGGCTGGAGCTCGAGTTCAAAACTACCGTGGCGCGTGACCTCGATCTCATCGCCAACTACACATACATCGACGTCGATCACAAGCTCACCGACATGCCGCGTAACCAGGTGTCGGTCTGGGGCAAGTACCGCTTCTCCATCGCCGGCGTGCCGGGTTTCTCGGCTGGTGCCGGGTTGCGCTACATGGGTGGTTTCCGCGACGTGGAGGGCAGCAGCGTGGGACCGCGCCTGCCTGCCGTGGCCTTGCTGGACCTGATGCTTGCCTACGAGTCAGACAAGTGGCGTTACGCCCTGAACATCAACAATGCGGCCGACAAGACCTATTTCAGTACCTGTCTGGCGCGCGGCGACTGCTGGTACGGCTCGCGCCGCAACATCGTGGCAAGCGCGACCTATCGCTTTTGA